GGTTACGTGGATCGAGCTTGAGAACCTGCTGGAATACCGCGATCGCTTCTGAGGTGCGGCCGAGCTTCATCAGCACGTCTCCATTGAGCTGAAGACTATTGGGATCGTTCGGCGTGAGCGCGAGAGACTCCTTCATGTCACTCAGAGCCGCCTCGTACTCTCCCGCCTCGGAGTGAATCACGGCTCTCAGGCGAAGAAACGCGGCGCGATCTGCGCCCCGCTCATCCAGACTGCCGATCAGCTTTTGAGCGCTTGTCAGTTCCTGGCGAGCCTGGTCAGGCTGGTTGAGGTTCTTGTAGAGCGGAATGAGATCCATGTGGAGCTGGATTCCGTACAACGGGCCTTCGATCGGGGTAGGTGGCAGGGCCGCGATCGCGGCGCTGAACTCGTGGGCCGCCTCTTCGTCGCGATCCTGGATCTGTGCGATCTGGCCGCGGATCGCGTGCAGGCGATAGTAGTTTGCATCAAGCCTGGATGCACGCTGCAGGAATTCTTCCGCGCGGTCAAAAGATGCAATGCCCACCTGTGCCTGTGCCGCGGATAGCTGCAGGGTGAGGTCATGCGGCATGGCGTTCGCTGCCTGGACGTAAGTCCGCGCCGACTCTTCCGGGCGTCCGGCGAGACCATAGGTGAAGGCGAGCTCGGCTACGACGTCCGGTTTAGGATTGCGGATTCCGGCCAGCGACGAGACAGCCTTGTCGTAGTCGCCTGTGTCGCGATAGAAGGCAGCAAACGCCCGCTGCACGTCAGGGTTGTTCGGCGCTCGGCCTTTTGCCAGCTCAAGATAATGGGCAGCCTGATCCATCTGCTTCAGATGCTGGGACGCAATCGCGAGCAACAGCTCTGTCTGCGCCGCGGGCTCCAGATGCTCAGCCTTCTCAAGCCAGACCTTTGCCTCCTGGTAATTTACTGTCCGAATGTACAGATCACCGAGAATTAGAAGCTCGTTTTTGCGCTGAGGCGCCGCGGTCACGACCTGCTTCAGCAGACGCTCAGCCTCCCCGGTACGGCCGGAGGCGAGGTAAGTTTGCGCCATTCCGGACATCCCGTCAATGGAGGACGGATTCAGACGCAGACTATGTTGATACGCATCCAGGGAAGCGCCCAGCTTGCCATCGAGCCTGGCCGCATATCCCAACAGCAACCAGAGCTGCGGGTCGTTGGGAGCCGCCTGCGCGGCACGCTGCGCGTAACTGAATGCCTGGGCATGATCCCCACGCTGCAACGCCAACTCGGCCGTCCTGGCCAGACGGGCATTCTGGATGTTTGATCCCCAGCCGAGATCCTGCTGCTTCCCTTCAGACTGTTTCGGCGCAGGCTGCCCCGTGGCATCTGGTCCAACCTGATAGGTTTGAGCAACGCCATTGCTGGCAAGAATAAGCGCAGCAACACACCAAACGGATCGAAACTTAATACGAATCTTCAAGGCACGTCACCGGCAGAAATCTTTTGAACGCATTCAAGGAGTGAGCTCCCAAGGCTTGCGAAGTTGCACCTTCGGATGCTGGCGAAGGCTTTGAAAGTTGTCCGGTGCTCTATCTCCCATGACCAAGAACTTACTTAGTTGAACGAGTTTTGAGGGGAGCAACTAAGAGCAGAAGAGAGCGCATCTCAAGGAAATACAAGAGGGAAGTCCCTTGCAAAATCCTGCTTCCGCGTATCCATCTGCACGACCCATTCCCATGAGCTTCATTCTCATGGTCGCTGTAGCCGTTCATCTGCCGTTGCTGCTGATGCAGCTACCGCTGAAGTCGTACGACACCAACTTCCACATCTTCTTTGCCTCGCACTACGCACAACACTGGTTCGATCCGTGGAACCCCAAGTGGTTTGCCGGTTTCTCCCAGACCACGTACCCGCCTCTGCCACAGCAATGGACCGCGATCCTTTCGTGGGTCCTGGGACTGAACCTGGCGTATATGACCGTGCAGTTCGTTGGAATCCTGCTGCTGGTTGTAGGGGTATACCGCTTCGCGGAGCTCTGGGTGTCACCGCGTGCTGCATCGTACGCAGCGCTTGCATCTGTCTTCATTGCCGCTGAAGGCTTTCTTGTCTATTCGGCCGGCCAGCTCAGTACTACCGTCGCCGCTCCCATTTACCTGAACGCACTTCCCTTTCTCTTCCAATGGCTTCGCCACGGAAGCTGGCGATCTTTTTTGAAAGCATTTGTGCTGCTGGTAACCGCAGCGGCCGCCCATCACGTCACGCTAATCTTCGGCTCGGTGCTATTTGCGCTTCCGATCATCGCGCTTGCATGGATGGATGGCCGCGACAGCGAAGACTCGGATAAGGTCTCCGCGCCGGCGCTGGTGGTCCGCATTGTCTCGATCGTTGTTGTCGCTGGAGCAGCGATTGCCGCCGTACTGCTTCCCTTCTGGATCGGATTGATCCGCTATCCCGTAACCCAGACCCCCATTGCCCACGCCAGCCGCGCCAACTTTCTGCTGAGCCCAGAAGCGGGAATAAACTACTTCGTCGTTCCCTATGGCGCCCTAATTCTGGCCCTGCCTTTCATCGTGATTCGCGGCAGTTCCATCCGCCGGCTCCGGCCGCTGCTGCTCGGTTTCTGGGCGACGTTCCTGCTTGGCCTCGGTGGCACCACTCCCGTAGCTCCGGTCCTGCTTGGCCGCTCCTTCAACGTCTTGACCTTCGAGCGGTTCAGCTACTGGGCGACCTTGCTCTGTCTGCCTATTCTTGGCCAGGTGATCGTGGAGGCTGTTGACCGGTTCCGGCTGAAGGCGCTTATCCCGATTGCATCGCTTGCAGCAGCTACATGTGCGCTGGCAGTGGCGTGGTCGACATACAAGCCGGCCGATGCATCCAATCTCAACGTTGACTCTGTCGCGTTGTGGCTCAACCGAGACGGGCATGACCACTACCGCTACATCACGCTGGGGTTTGGGAATAAGTTGTCACGACTGGCAATCCAGACAAACGCCAATAGCGTCGATGGAGAATCCAATTCGGCCCGTATGTTGCCGGAGCTTACTCAGTTTGGCGGTGCAGCCCTCACCAGTTCCAAGTACTTTGCCAAGCCTGGCCTGGATTCGCTGAGGGCCATGCTCAACCATGCCGACCGGTACGGGCTGAAGTTCATCATTGTCCGCGATCCCTATTACGATCCCCTGCTCTACTTCGCCGGTTGGCGCCAGGTAGATTCTCTTGACGACAAGACAATCACCATCTGGAGCAAGGACGGCGTGCCGCCGGCGCTTCCGATGAATGCCGCGGAGATGCCGACCCACTTCCAGGGTCTTATCTGGGGTACGCTACCAGTCGGCTTCAGCCTTCTTGCCATGCTTGTCGTCCTACTTCCGGAAAAGCGGTTGCGTCCGGAGCATGTCACAGATGCCGCCTATACGCGGGAACATCTCGTCTCTGGAGGAATGGTGTCGTGAGCCAAGGAAGACTTCTCGCTACCGCGATTGCCGTCACGACCGGCCTGCTGGTCACCGCAGGCACCTTGTGGCCCTCCGCCATCGCTGCTTCCTATGGCGGAGGCAAGACGGAGGGCATACTCAGCTCCACCTCAACTCCGGAGGCGGCAGTGAATGACCTTACCGCACAGCTCAAGCTGCACGCACTGGCCAAGGCTTACTCAAGCCTGGCCAATAAGGCCGAGTTCAGCGAAGCTGACTTCGAGCGCGACCTGCTTGGTTCCGGGCTAAGCCTCCGCACCTATGCGACGCTCGACAGTGTCGATGTGCGCCCCCTCCATCAGTCCAATACCGACGCCGATCTGACGATGAAGATGCATTGGTCCTCTGTCGTCGGCAATTTTGATGACACGCGCGATGTTCACGCTGTCAAAGTGGGTAACCACTGGGCCCTCAATTGGCCGTTGAAGCACGAGTCACCTGTGCCGCCGCAAGTTATTCCGGTGAACTACTTGCGCTGGGACGTCATCTATCGCGGCGCGGGCGACGACTGGGGGAGCCAGGACGTGGAAGCACCCCATGTTCGCATCGTCGACATGCACCCTCTAAGCCGCGCTGAGGGTGTGGTGGTCATGGGTGAGTTGCTGAACGAGGACGTTGTACCCGCCTTCGTCTCTGTAAAAGCCACACTCGTAACCAAGGCAGGAGAAACGCTGGACAGCGAAGGCTCCTTCGACATGATCTCGCATACTTTGCTGCCGAAACAGGTCACGCCATTCATCATCCATTTCCCGGGAACCGACCTCTCCAAGATCTCCACCATCCGCATGGAACCGACTTCCGTACTGGTGGCCGCATCGGCCGACCCGGTGATCGAGATTGAAAACCAGCAGTATCAGGAAGGTTCCGGAGCCGCTGTCACGGGTCAGCTTACAAACCAGAGCGGGCATACGGTCAATGTCTCCCATGTGCTGTCGACGTTTTATGACGCCAACGGCCAGGTGGTCTGGGTCGGCGGGCAATATATCGATCGTGCCCTGCAGCCGCAGACTCCTGTGGATTTCCGCGTCCCCGTGCCTCAGGATCTCGCCGGAAAGGTGAAGAGCGAGCGCACCGTGGTCTCTACCTATATTCAGGGGAATTCCTAGTGAAACCGCGAGCATTGCTTCTACTGACCCTTGCTCTGCCGGTATCGAAGATGCCTGCTCAGGAGATACAGGTCCCGAGCACCGTAACGGCCGGAAGCGCCTTTGCCGTCACCACAACCGGTAGTGGAAAGGCTGTGTTGTACATTGTCGGGCCAGGACAGGCGCTTCGCCGGGATCTTCAGCTTGGAGAGCGTGTCTCGTTTGCCACAGGGGAGTTATATAGCGCCGGACACTACACGGCGGTCCTGGCAACCGAGTCTTCGTCGAAAAACGCAGAATTCGATGTGCTGCCCGCAGCGCAGCCCGGTTCCCTGGGTTTTCTGGCAAGGCCTTCTCGCTTGCCAGTCAATGTGGCTAATGGAATCAGCGGCTCCATGTATGTCTTCGACTCGTACCATAACCTCATCACTACCCCAATGCCTGCAACACTTGAGCTCTCGATTGCGGGTGGGGCGACGCTCACTCGTACGGTGACAACGCGCAACGGACTGGCGTGGGCCACGATGAACTCGGCCACCAAGGAGGGTTCAGCACGATTCACAGCGCGCGTCGGAGATATCTCAAGCACGCGCATTATCAATCAGGTTCCGGGAGAACCTTGCTCAATCTCCATCAGCGCCAGACCCAACGGATCAAAACTCGAAGTACAAACAGCGCCCGTGCGTGATTGCAGTGGAAATATGATCCCCGACGGCACCATCATTACCTTTATCGAAACCCTTGGGAACGCTCAATCGACAGTTGATGTACCTCTGAAGAAAGGCATTGCAAGCGTGGTCATGCCGGCGAACAAAGGATCGAAGATATCTGCCGCCAGTGGCGCCGTAGCAGGAAATGAAATCCATTGGGATGGTGGCCGCTGATGAAGCCAATTGCGTGTCTGACTTCTGCCCTCCTGCTCTCGGCGACCATGCTCGCGGATGAACCTGCGGTGCGCGTGGCTCCTCCCCAACTCCAGGGCTCCCGACCGCTGGAGAAGCAGACCGAATCCTCGGTTATCCGCAACTATCTGGAGTCCTGGAAGAGCCTGCAGGAGGCGCTTGATCAAAACCAGGCCGGCAAGCTCGACCGGGATTTTGTTGGTGTAGCCAGAGATAAGCTGGGCGATACCGTCGAAGCGCAGAGCCGGATGGGAATACACACACGCTACCAGGACCTTTCCCACGATCTACAGATCGTTTTCTATTCGCCGGAGGGTTTGTCGATCCAGATGACTGACAACGTTGAATACCGGCAGCAGATCTTTGAGAAGGATAAGGTTCTGGCCACAACAGTCGTCCACCGGCGCTATCTTGTTGTCCTGACTCCCTCTGAGGTCCGTTGGCAGGTCCGGATCCTGCAGGCCGGGCTCGACTGACGGATCCTATTGCCCGACAAAGCAAAGGCGATCGTGAAAAGCGACCGCCTTTTGTCGTTTCGCTCTTCTAGAGCATTTTTCCTGTTGCTGGGTATCCCGGGAGGAGCATGCAGTGGCGTTTTCATTGCGGAAAACGCCCATAGATGCACAAGCCCTGCACTACACCGACAGGAAAATGCTTTATTGCGTCGTCTGATTCTGCGCGCTGGTCAGATTTTTCCCTGGTCCCTGGGTACAGGTCGGAATACCGGTTTCGATTTGTGAGCCCTCTTCGTAGTCGTTCCAGGTCTGGACCAACATAAACGGAATGACCTGCCCGGCTGGAAAATACTCTTTCCATAACTCCAGCGCCTCACGATAAGTTTGCCCGCACCGTGCAGAGATATGACGATTCAAACTCCAGGCAGCCCTGGAATCGTCAAACTGTGGCCACGCACCACCGACGACGATCTTGTCGGAGTATTTCTCAGCCATGTTTTTATAAAAGTCTCTGAGGTAACGATCTCCCCAATGGCTTCCATCCGCAGCCCAACCATCGGGGCCAGGATTCACCCACGGATAAAAGCCGTCGAAGGCTTCAGGATGGGGTCCGGGAAGGTTTTCCTGCATTAACCAGGGAGGCGAGCTCCACTTATTTACGGCAGTCCGGACCTGTGCCCAATCTGTATGGCTGCCATGTGGAAAGACAAAGATCACCGGCCTTCCCTTGTACGTCAAATAGGCCTCATGACCGGGGGAGTTCGGGAGTAAGTAGTTGTCATGAAAGGCTGTGAGGTCGGCAATCACCTGGTCTGTTGCTCCCTCATCGGTATCGCCCTCGTCGTACATCAGCGCCACCGTGAACTTTTCCTTCGCAGCGGCTTTTTGAATCACGGCATAACTCTGGTCGATGAACGGCTCGCGGTTTCCATACCAGTCCACCACAAATCCCGTGATACCAAGCGACTTCGCTTTGCGCATCTGCGTACGGACCGTCTCGGCATTATTGGTCGAATAACCTACAGAAATGTGTTTGGGCAGGCCGAACCACGCTTCATATACGGCCAACGTCTGCGGTGCGTTTCCGACGGCTTTATGTGTCAATTCGACCGCTCGTGTAGCACCACAACCACGGAAGAGAAGAAAAAGGCACAAACAAGACACACTCGTGGCGAACGACATGCCTGTTAGAGAACTTCTGGAGATATTCGGTTGTACGACAATTCTTTCTCTCTGGCGGATGAAGCGGGAATAGCGCCAAAAGTAATATCCAAAAGTAACTTCAGAGAAGTACAACAATGTCCCTAAAAAGGGATAAAAGGCGGGCAACTAGGGCGAAACCTCGAAGCATCGATATGGAATCACGATTGTGTTATTTCGGGGAGACAAAACAAATTCGTCTCGCTCGGTAGCGAAGGATTTCACTGTGTCTACGGGGCCGTCGGTCGAAAAAAGCCTAAGAACACGGATCATTTCCGGAAGTGTGGTTCTGCTTTCCGGCTCTACTCTTTCGGTCGTCATCAATCTTGCCTACAACGTTTCAGTCGCCCACTTTCTTGGACCAAAGGGATTTGGAAACGCAAACGCGCTTTACACAGTCCTGACGCTCATCTCCGCCATCACTCTTTCGTTCCAGATCATTACCGCGAAGATCGTTGCGCAGCAGGGGGAGGGAGCCCGCCGCGACACGGTGTACCGGACGCTGCACCGTGGCAGTTGGGTATGTGGACTGCTGGTAGCTCTACTGCTGCTCGTGTTCCAAAATCAGATCACAACATATCTCGATCTTCCGGGTACAACCCTTGTGACGATCCTGGCGGTAGGAGCCGCCTTCTATGTTCCCCTGGGATCTCGCCGTGGATACATACAAGGGGCCTATGGATTCCGTAAGCTGGCCGCGAACCTGGTGCTTGAAGGCGTCACGCGACTGCTTGGTTCGCTCCTGATGATCTCACTCGGCTTCGGCGTGGAGGGAGTCATTGTCGCGAACTCGGCGGCCATGGCTATCGCCTACTTCGCTATAGCCCCAAAGCTCGACTTGGCCGCGATCAACCCACTGAGTCTGCGCACAGCATTTCAAGAGGTCTCGCACGCGACCGTGTTCTTTACCGGGCAGGTATTGATCAACAACTCCGACATTGTTCTGGTCAAACACTTTCTGCCTGCTCGGGAAGCCGG
This genomic window from Terriglobus albidus contains:
- a CDS encoding FxLYD domain-containing protein: MSQGRLLATAIAVTTGLLVTAGTLWPSAIAASYGGGKTEGILSSTSTPEAAVNDLTAQLKLHALAKAYSSLANKAEFSEADFERDLLGSGLSLRTYATLDSVDVRPLHQSNTDADLTMKMHWSSVVGNFDDTRDVHAVKVGNHWALNWPLKHESPVPPQVIPVNYLRWDVIYRGAGDDWGSQDVEAPHVRIVDMHPLSRAEGVVVMGELLNEDVVPAFVSVKATLVTKAGETLDSEGSFDMISHTLLPKQVTPFIIHFPGTDLSKISTIRMEPTSVLVAASADPVIEIENQQYQEGSGAAVTGQLTNQSGHTVNVSHVLSTFYDANGQVVWVGGQYIDRALQPQTPVDFRVPVPQDLAGKVKSERTVVSTYIQGNS
- a CDS encoding endo-1,3-alpha-glucanase family glycosylhydrolase, which translates into the protein MSFATSVSCLCLFLLFRGCGATRAVELTHKAVGNAPQTLAVYEAWFGLPKHISVGYSTNNAETVRTQMRKAKSLGITGFVVDWYGNREPFIDQSYAVIQKAAAKEKFTVALMYDEGDTDEGATDQVIADLTAFHDNYLLPNSPGHEAYLTYKGRPVIFVFPHGSHTDWAQVRTAVNKWSSPPWLMQENLPGPHPEAFDGFYPWVNPGPDGWAADGSHWGDRYLRDFYKNMAEKYSDKIVVGGAWPQFDDSRAAWSLNRHISARCGQTYREALELWKEYFPAGQVIPFMLVQTWNDYEEGSQIETGIPTCTQGPGKNLTSAQNQTTQ